In Flavobacterium sp. CBA20B-1, one DNA window encodes the following:
- the rsfS gene encoding ribosome silencing factor — protein sequence MNENKKNNEALLALIIEGIENVKGENITILDLRSIENTACDYFVICDGNSNTQVNAISGSVQRTVSKELKDKPWHVEGTDQANWVLMDYINIVVHIFQKETRDYYNIEDLWGDAKITQVTSNQSTQ from the coding sequence ATGAACGAAAACAAAAAGAACAACGAGGCACTTTTAGCCTTGATTATAGAAGGAATAGAAAACGTAAAAGGAGAAAATATTACTATTTTGGACTTAAGATCCATCGAAAATACAGCTTGCGACTACTTTGTAATTTGTGATGGAAATTCTAATACACAAGTAAATGCCATTTCGGGTTCTGTACAACGCACGGTGTCAAAAGAATTAAAAGACAAACCTTGGCACGTGGAAGGAACCGATCAAGCCAATTGGGTTTTAATGGATTACATTAACATTGTGGTTCATATCTTTCAAAAAGAAACCCGCGACTATTATAATATAGAAGACTTGTGGGGCGATGCTAAAATAACACAAGTAACTTCTAACCAATCAACACAGTAA
- a CDS encoding M48 family metallopeptidase: protein MKKVLVLSVCAALVLSCATNPFTGKKTMAFVPDSSLFASSFQQYSAFLKENKVVTGTSDAQMVQRVGEKIKNASEQWLKANGYSNYLKDYKWEYKLVQDNAVNAWCMPGGKIVVYSGLMKVAQGEAGLATVMGHEVAHALANHGQQRMSAGLLQQLVGAGVAVGTSEMSNEAQQRAMAAYGAGSNVLGMMPFSRKHESEADRIGLILMAIAGYNPDNAISFWQRMSAQGGSSTPEILSTHPSDKTRISNIQKLIPVAKAEAAKFGKKY, encoded by the coding sequence ATGAAAAAAGTATTAGTACTATCTGTTTGTGCAGCGCTTGTGCTTTCATGTGCTACAAATCCGTTTACAGGAAAGAAAACAATGGCTTTTGTTCCAGACAGTTCGTTGTTTGCATCTTCGTTTCAGCAATATTCTGCCTTTTTAAAAGAGAATAAAGTGGTAACAGGAACCAGCGACGCACAAATGGTGCAACGCGTTGGCGAGAAAATTAAAAACGCATCCGAACAATGGTTAAAAGCAAACGGATATTCAAATTATTTGAAAGATTACAAATGGGAATATAAACTAGTACAAGACAACGCTGTGAATGCATGGTGTATGCCTGGTGGAAAAATTGTGGTTTATTCAGGTTTAATGAAAGTAGCTCAAGGTGAGGCAGGCTTGGCAACCGTTATGGGACACGAAGTAGCACACGCTTTGGCAAATCACGGACAGCAGCGTATGAGTGCAGGACTTTTGCAACAGTTAGTAGGAGCAGGAGTTGCTGTTGGAACTAGTGAAATGAGTAATGAAGCTCAGCAAAGGGCAATGGCAGCTTATGGCGCTGGTAGCAACGTGCTTGGAATGATGCCTTTTAGCCGCAAACACGAATCAGAAGCAGATCGAATTGGTTTGATATTAATGGCAATTGCTGGATACAATCCTGATAACGCCATTTCATTCTGGCAAAGAATGTCTGCACAAGGAGGCAGTAGTACCCCTGAAATATTAAGTACGCACCCAAGCGATAAAACCCGTATTTCTAATATTCAAAAATTAATACCTGTGGCAAAGGCAGAAGCCGCTAAATTTGGTAAAAAATATTAA
- a CDS encoding alpha/beta fold hydrolase gives MVKKQAKVLEVPGYIKNTSRILSKLNKKLAAAFALRLFETPIKHKLPKREQKMFEASHKSKLLLPESKKEVVVYENKFGSKKVLLVHGWNGRGTQLVSIAKAFKELNYTIISFDAPGHGKSIKTTANMKHFIETIFLLDKKYNGFDAIIGHSLGGMSVINCLGRGLQTNKAVIIGSGNRTKDITNDFLDTIGMSRKITPHLIHLFEQKYNDKMMHYDVEQHTEKVATPVLVIHDKNDKDVPFTAAETIHQTLPNSELMITNGLGHRKILGDEAVIQKIVQFVTL, from the coding sequence ATGGTGAAAAAACAAGCAAAAGTTTTAGAAGTTCCGGGCTATATAAAAAACACCTCTCGGATTTTAAGCAAATTGAACAAAAAATTAGCTGCAGCTTTTGCTTTAAGGCTTTTTGAAACTCCTATAAAACACAAATTGCCAAAACGTGAACAAAAAATGTTCGAAGCTTCGCATAAATCCAAACTATTATTACCCGAAAGCAAAAAAGAGGTGGTGGTTTATGAGAATAAATTCGGATCGAAAAAGGTATTATTGGTTCACGGTTGGAACGGCCGAGGCACGCAATTGGTATCTATAGCAAAAGCGTTTAAAGAATTGAATTATACCATTATTAGTTTCGATGCTCCCGGACACGGTAAAAGCATTAAAACCACAGCCAATATGAAACATTTTATTGAAACAATTTTTTTATTGGATAAAAAATACAATGGTTTTGACGCAATCATCGGTCACTCTTTAGGAGGAATGAGCGTTATTAATTGTTTAGGGAGAGGCCTACAAACAAACAAAGCAGTAATCATTGGTAGCGGAAACAGAACAAAAGACATTACGAATGACTTTTTAGACACCATTGGAATGAGCAGAAAAATAACACCACATTTGATTCACCTTTTTGAACAAAAATACAATGATAAGATGATGCATTATGATGTGGAGCAACATACTGAAAAGGTAGCAACGCCGGTGCTGGTAATTCACGATAAAAATGATAAAGATGTGCCTTTCACCGCAGCAGAAACCATACACCAAACACTACCTAACAGCGAATTAATGATTACTAATGGATTAGGACACCGAAAAATTTTAGGAGATGAAGCAGTTATTCAAAAAATCGTACAATTTGTTACCCTTTAA
- a CDS encoding acyl-CoA-binding protein: MTTDLNTLFAEAYEKASNTNKHLAPDVRLRLYAYYKQATLDYSHNFLHQDMDLIRGFKFNAWKQVAHLTQEEAKILYIELVNSLNL; the protein is encoded by the coding sequence ATGACAACCGATCTTAACACGCTATTTGCTGAAGCATACGAAAAAGCATCAAACACAAATAAACATTTAGCACCTGATGTTCGTTTAAGGTTATATGCTTATTACAAACAAGCCACCTTAGACTATTCTCATAATTTTCTGCATCAAGATATGGATTTAATACGTGGATTTAAATTCAACGCATGGAAACAAGTTGCACATTTAACACAAGAAGAAGCCAAAATTTTGTATATTGAACTCGTTAATTCATTAAATCTTTAA
- the ftsH gene encoding ATP-dependent zinc metalloprotease FtsH yields the protein MKNPVNNKPKYNPWMLYAGIIFVLFAISLTTGGGGFGDGKTIGLSKFYQYLDNSQVEKVVFSNSSAQVFLNESVKSNPEHQKNSKPTLLSNMASGPDYVVEIANKDLFEERLTQALSDGKIKEFTTEKESNWGSILLSLLPIILIPVVWIFMMRRMGGGAGGGGGQIFSIGKSRARLFDEKNDTRTTFSDVAGLEGAKEEIQEIVEFLKNPEKYTSIGGKIPKGALLVGPPGTGKTLLAKAVAGEAQVPFFSLSGSDFVEMFVGVGASRVRDLFKQAKEKSPAIIFIDEIDAIGRARGKSNFSGSNDERENTLNQLLTEMDGFGTNTNVIVLAATNRAEILDKALMRAGRFDRQIYVDLPDVNERKQIFAVHLKKIKKVENLDLDFLAKQTPGFSGADIANVCNEAALTAARKGKTEVDKQDFLDAVDRIVGGLEKKNKIITPEEKYAIAIHEAGHATVSWLTEHAAPLVKVTIVPRGMSLGAAWYLPEERQIVRTEQMLDEMCATMGGRAAEKVIFDKISTGALSDLEKVNKQARAMVTIYGLNDSLGNITYYDSSGQSEYNFSKPYSEETAKLIDKEISMLIEGQYQRAITLLTDNKDKLIQLADLLCEKEVIFREDLEEIFGKRPFDKPEVIDVTTNNNSEVI from the coding sequence ATGAAGAATCCCGTAAATAATAAGCCCAAGTACAATCCTTGGATGCTTTATGCAGGTATTATTTTTGTACTATTCGCCATCTCACTGACCACCGGAGGCGGCGGTTTTGGAGATGGAAAAACGATTGGTCTTTCTAAATTTTACCAATATTTAGATAACAGCCAAGTAGAAAAAGTGGTGTTTAGCAACTCTTCTGCACAAGTTTTTTTAAATGAAAGTGTAAAAAGCAATCCTGAACATCAGAAAAACAGCAAACCCACTTTGCTTAGCAATATGGCAAGTGGTCCGGATTATGTGGTAGAAATTGCCAATAAAGATTTATTTGAAGAACGCTTAACGCAAGCGCTTTCCGATGGTAAAATTAAAGAATTCACTACCGAAAAAGAAAGCAATTGGGGCAGCATTTTATTATCACTTTTACCTATCATTTTAATTCCAGTTGTATGGATTTTTATGATGCGCCGCATGGGCGGAGGTGCCGGTGGTGGTGGTGGACAAATTTTTTCGATTGGAAAATCACGAGCACGATTGTTCGATGAAAAGAACGATACACGCACCACATTTAGCGATGTTGCTGGGCTTGAAGGTGCAAAAGAAGAAATCCAAGAAATTGTAGAGTTTCTAAAAAATCCTGAAAAATATACCTCTATTGGAGGTAAAATTCCAAAAGGCGCATTATTAGTGGGGCCACCCGGAACTGGTAAAACATTGTTAGCAAAAGCAGTGGCTGGTGAGGCGCAAGTACCATTCTTCTCGCTTTCAGGTTCCGATTTCGTGGAAATGTTTGTGGGAGTTGGTGCATCGCGAGTACGTGATTTGTTTAAACAAGCAAAAGAAAAATCGCCTGCCATTATCTTTATCGATGAAATTGATGCCATTGGTAGAGCGCGTGGAAAATCGAATTTTTCAGGATCAAATGACGAACGCGAAAACACCTTGAATCAATTGCTAACAGAAATGGATGGTTTTGGAACCAATACCAACGTAATTGTTTTAGCAGCTACAAATAGGGCCGAAATTTTAGACAAAGCTTTGATGCGTGCCGGACGTTTTGACAGACAAATTTATGTGGATTTGCCAGATGTAAACGAGCGTAAGCAAATTTTCGCAGTTCACTTGAAAAAAATTAAAAAAGTAGAAAATCTTGATTTGGATTTTCTTGCCAAACAAACCCCTGGATTTTCCGGTGCAGATATTGCAAATGTTTGTAACGAAGCTGCTCTAACTGCCGCAAGAAAAGGCAAAACCGAAGTTGATAAACAAGACTTTTTAGATGCAGTGGACAGAATTGTGGGTGGTTTAGAAAAGAAAAACAAAATCATTACCCCAGAAGAAAAATATGCCATTGCCATTCACGAAGCCGGGCACGCAACTGTTTCTTGGTTAACAGAGCATGCCGCACCGTTAGTGAAAGTAACCATTGTGCCTCGCGGTATGAGTTTAGGTGCTGCATGGTACTTGCCCGAAGAGCGTCAAATTGTTCGCACCGAGCAAATGTTAGATGAAATGTGTGCTACAATGGGCGGAAGAGCTGCTGAAAAAGTAATTTTCGATAAAATTTCTACAGGAGCATTAAGTGATTTAGAAAAAGTAAACAAACAAGCTCGCGCTATGGTAACCATTTATGGTTTAAATGATTCGTTAGGAAATATAACTTACTACGATTCATCGGGGCAAAGCGAATATAACTTTTCTAAACCTTATTCCGAAGAAACAGCAAAATTGATTGATAAAGAAATTTCAATGTTGATCGAAGGTCAATATCAAAGAGCAATAACTTTATTGACCGATAATAAAGATAAATTAATCCAACTTGCTGATTTACTTTGTGAAAAAGAAGTGATCTTTAGAGAAGATTTAGAAGAAATTTTCGGCAAAAGACCATTTGATAAACCAGAAGTGATTGATGTTACTACCAACAACAATTCGGAAGTAATTTAA
- a CDS encoding phosphatidate cytidylyltransferase, translating to MNEVVKRTLSGILYIALLVGAILFSKNTFIALFTFFYLIGVYEFCKLYKINKIVGFTLAIAWAITFILLNNTAYNALYLLVLPFSIYLIIDLFQKKKSSTKTTFVKYLHLSGYVIIPFIIITQLPYHLKKYTPLLLLSIFIMIWCNDTFAYICGKLLGKHKLFERISPKKTIEGFIGGLVFTQIAAYLLFLYTNMQLSLAFWMLIAFVVSFLGTIGDLIESKYKRLAGVKDSGNIMPGHGGILDRLDSILFAAPFLFLIYKIVM from the coding sequence ATGAACGAAGTAGTAAAACGCACCTTATCGGGTATTTTATATATTGCCTTGTTGGTGGGTGCCATTTTGTTTTCAAAGAATACGTTTATTGCTTTGTTTACTTTTTTTTATTTAATAGGTGTTTATGAATTTTGCAAGCTCTACAAGATCAACAAAATAGTTGGGTTTACTCTTGCAATTGCATGGGCAATAACATTTATCTTGCTAAACAACACCGCCTACAATGCACTCTACTTATTGGTTTTACCTTTCAGTATCTATTTAATTATTGACTTGTTCCAAAAAAAAAAATCATCAACAAAGACTACTTTTGTAAAATACCTGCATTTATCAGGTTATGTGATTATTCCTTTTATAATCATCACCCAATTGCCGTATCACTTAAAAAAATATACCCCTTTATTGCTATTAAGTATCTTTATAATGATATGGTGTAACGACACTTTTGCGTATATTTGTGGCAAACTTTTGGGGAAACATAAGCTGTTCGAGCGCATATCCCCCAAAAAAACAATAGAAGGTTTTATAGGCGGTTTAGTGTTTACACAAATAGCAGCTTATCTTTTGTTTTTATACACCAATATGCAATTATCGCTTGCTTTCTGGATGTTAATTGCCTTTGTAGTTAGCTTTTTGGGAACGATTGGCGATTTAATTGAATCGAAATATAAACGATTAGCAGGTGTTAAAGACAGCGGAAATATCATGCCCGGACACGGCGGTATTTTAGACCGGTTAGACAGCATTTTATTTGCTGCACCATTTTTATTTTTAATTTATAAAATTGTGATGTAA
- a CDS encoding TonB-dependent receptor: MKKNLYSILFALLCASGFSQTAQIKGVVLNDQDFPIKNVMVQAQNKQVYTNTNGFYYMDVEAGNDITIQFQAENYLPVTYIESVAANQSFELNIRLSPAAEELKELVIDSNLRKRFEGTTVISPDVIRKIPGANAGVENITKLLPGVYSNNELSTGYNVRGGNFDENMVYVNEIEVYRPFLVRSGQQEGLSFTNTSMTDKVDFSSGGFQSKYGDKMSSVLDITYRKPSQFGGSFDASILGGGLTVDLASKNKKWTAITGVRYRNNALLVKSQDVDVDFTPRFLDVQSLITFQPTAKWEWSLLLNASSNVYEYTPLFKRTKFGTIQDAKELQVRYQGGEIDRYQTYFGALKGVFKPNLQNSYTLIASAYHTKEEEYYDIWGSYALGNVSGDLGGNAGEVEYTVGLGSQLNHGRNNYDAFIVSTEMKGQHKLDETEIEWGVRYVSEDIRDRLLEWEVIDSAGFSLANPYFSTPNNQPYEPYQGELVPFQNVRATNFVTINRLNGFAQWNKRGAIGKHETFLNFGVRAHYWNVAAEGYETAKGQITVSPRAQFAIKPDWETDMVFRLSGGLYHQPPSYRELRAMDGSIRPNVKAQQSIHVVLSNDYSFKIKSTPFKLFTELYYKDLSNVNTYTLENVRIRYRADNNAKAYVYGADVRINGEIVPGIESWFSVGYLKTEENYNNRGFIARPTDQRLKLGLMFQDYMPAIPNLKLYLNQVYNTPLPGGSPSYVDPYDYQLRLKNYMRSDAGFSYIFKDQTFNSNKKWLQPFKEVAVGFEIYNLFNNENAITNTWVRDVYSKVMYAIPNRMTMRTFNLKLNMSW, encoded by the coding sequence TTGAAAAAAAACCTATACAGTATTTTGTTTGCGTTGCTTTGTGCAAGCGGTTTTTCACAAACGGCTCAGATTAAAGGAGTTGTGTTGAATGATCAAGATTTTCCTATAAAAAACGTAATGGTACAAGCGCAAAACAAGCAAGTTTATACCAATACCAACGGATTTTATTATATGGATGTTGAAGCGGGCAATGACATCACTATTCAATTTCAAGCAGAAAATTATCTACCAGTAACATATATAGAATCGGTAGCAGCTAATCAATCTTTTGAGCTTAATATCCGTTTAAGTCCAGCCGCAGAAGAGTTGAAAGAACTTGTGATCGATTCCAATTTAAGAAAACGATTTGAAGGTACAACTGTCATATCGCCCGATGTGATTCGGAAAATTCCTGGGGCAAATGCAGGTGTGGAAAATATAACTAAATTATTACCAGGAGTTTATTCTAATAATGAGCTTTCTACAGGATATAATGTTAGAGGCGGAAATTTTGATGAAAACATGGTATATGTAAACGAGATAGAAGTATATCGTCCGTTTTTAGTTCGATCGGGTCAGCAGGAAGGATTGAGCTTTACAAATACCTCAATGACCGATAAAGTAGATTTTTCATCCGGAGGATTTCAATCAAAATACGGCGATAAAATGTCATCGGTTTTAGACATCACCTACCGCAAACCATCACAATTTGGAGGCTCGTTTGATGCCAGTATTTTGGGAGGCGGTCTTACGGTGGATCTTGCTTCAAAAAATAAAAAGTGGACGGCGATTACCGGAGTGCGCTACCGAAACAATGCATTGCTGGTAAAATCACAAGATGTGGATGTAGATTTCACACCTCGTTTTTTAGACGTACAATCGCTCATAACTTTTCAACCAACAGCAAAATGGGAGTGGAGTTTGTTGCTAAATGCATCGAGCAATGTGTATGAATACACGCCACTCTTTAAACGAACCAAGTTTGGAACCATTCAAGATGCTAAAGAATTACAAGTGCGTTATCAAGGAGGTGAAATAGACCGATACCAAACATATTTTGGTGCTTTGAAAGGTGTTTTTAAACCGAATTTGCAAAATAGCTACACCTTAATAGCATCTGCATATCATACAAAAGAAGAAGAATATTACGACATTTGGGGAAGCTATGCATTGGGCAATGTGAGTGGAGATTTAGGTGGAAATGCCGGCGAAGTGGAATACACGGTAGGTTTAGGTTCACAGTTGAATCATGGTAGAAACAATTACGATGCATTCATAGTTAGTACCGAAATGAAAGGACAACACAAGTTAGACGAAACCGAGATAGAGTGGGGTGTGCGTTATGTGAGCGAAGACATCCGTGACCGTTTATTGGAATGGGAAGTGATTGATTCAGCAGGGTTTTCATTAGCAAATCCTTATTTTTCAACACCTAACAACCAACCTTATGAGCCTTATCAAGGCGAATTAGTGCCTTTTCAAAACGTTCGTGCTACTAATTTTGTAACAATTAACCGCTTAAATGGTTTTGCACAATGGAACAAAAGAGGAGCTATTGGCAAACATGAAACATTTCTAAATTTTGGCGTGCGTGCGCATTATTGGAACGTTGCTGCCGAAGGATACGAAACCGCTAAAGGTCAAATTACAGTAAGTCCGCGTGCACAGTTTGCCATAAAACCGGATTGGGAAACCGATATGGTGTTTCGTTTGTCAGGTGGTTTGTATCATCAACCGCCAAGTTATCGAGAATTGCGCGCAATGGATGGATCTATTCGTCCAAATGTAAAAGCCCAGCAATCCATTCATGTGGTTCTGTCGAATGATTATAGTTTTAAAATAAAAAGTACTCCGTTTAAATTGTTTACGGAATTGTACTATAAAGACCTTTCCAACGTAAATACCTATACGTTAGAAAATGTAAGAATCAGATACAGAGCCGATAACAATGCAAAGGCGTATGTTTACGGAGCAGATGTGCGGATAAACGGAGAAATTGTTCCCGGAATTGAATCTTGGTTTTCTGTTGGATATTTAAAAACCGAAGAAAATTATAACAATCGAGGTTTTATTGCCCGCCCAACCGATCAACGCTTAAAATTGGGATTAATGTTTCAAGATTATATGCCTGCCATTCCCAACTTAAAATTGTATTTGAATCAGGTGTACAACACCCCATTGCCAGGCGGATCGCCCTCGTATGTAGATCCGTATGATTATCAATTGCGTTTAAAAAATTATATGCGAAGCGATGCTGGTTTTTCGTATATTTTTAAAGATCAAACATTTAACTCTAATAAAAAATGGTTGCAACCTTTTAAAGAAGTGGCCGTTGGTTTTGAAATTTACAATTTGTTCAACAATGAAAATGCCATCACCAACACTTGGGTGCGCGATGTATATTCAAAAGTAATGTATGCCATACCAAACCGAATGACTATGCGTACGTTTAATTTAAAACTAAATATGAGTTGGTAA
- a CDS encoding biotin--[acetyl-CoA-carboxylase] ligase produces MHLIKLSAISSTNDFLKQLSVASKIDDFTVVWADIQTKGKGQMGASWVTEGAKNLTFSAYVSADFLLIDHLFTWNVMVANAVVKALHFFNLKDISIKWPNDILAGNKKIAGILIENSIQTDGRFSSIVGIGINLEQTDFTDFPNASSVFKQFGIKLNREELLQKILFFLAFFANNLKGEEENQWTFFHEYLFKKECVCSFQDQEGIVFNGIIKGVNRQGQLVVLREDDGLHYYNLKEVKLMY; encoded by the coding sequence ATGCATTTAATCAAACTCAGTGCCATATCTTCTACAAACGATTTTTTAAAACAGTTGTCAGTTGCTTCAAAAATTGATGACTTTACGGTTGTTTGGGCAGATATTCAAACAAAGGGAAAAGGTCAAATGGGCGCATCGTGGGTGACTGAAGGTGCTAAAAACCTAACATTTAGCGCGTATGTGAGTGCAGATTTTTTATTGATTGATCATTTGTTTACATGGAATGTAATGGTTGCAAATGCGGTTGTAAAAGCCTTGCATTTTTTTAATTTGAAAGATATATCGATTAAATGGCCAAACGACATTTTGGCAGGAAATAAAAAAATTGCCGGTATTTTAATAGAAAATTCCATTCAAACAGATGGTAGATTTTCTTCGATTGTTGGAATCGGAATTAATTTAGAACAAACTGATTTTACTGATTTTCCAAACGCATCATCTGTTTTTAAACAATTTGGCATAAAGCTCAATAGGGAAGAGTTGCTTCAAAAAATTCTATTTTTTTTAGCGTTTTTCGCAAATAATTTAAAAGGCGAAGAAGAAAATCAATGGACGTTTTTTCATGAGTATCTTTTTAAAAAAGAGTGTGTTTGTAGTTTTCAAGACCAAGAAGGAATTGTTTTTAATGGAATAATAAAGGGCGTAAACCGCCAAGGGCAATTGGTGGTTTTGCGCGAAGATGACGGTTTACACTATTATAATTTAAAAGAAGTGAAATTGATGTATTAA
- a CDS encoding phosphatidylserine decarboxylase family protein codes for MFHKEGAKIILFSLLIAVIVIIGVEYLITIPWLIKTIQIITLLFLVIVLQFFRNPNRALDDIADHLIVAPVDGKVVVIEEVYEPEYFKDKRLMVSIFMSPINVHVTRYALNGMVKYSKYHPGKYLVAWHPKASEENERTTVVIDNPVYGEVMYRQIAGALAKRIVNYAKVGHRVNQGDDAGFIKFGSRVDLYLPLGTNINVELNQKARGNKTVIANK; via the coding sequence ATGTTTCATAAAGAAGGCGCAAAAATAATTTTATTTTCACTTTTAATTGCAGTGATTGTTATCATTGGGGTAGAATACTTAATTACTATTCCTTGGCTTATAAAGACTATACAAATAATTACATTGCTTTTTTTGGTTATTGTTTTGCAATTTTTCAGAAATCCAAACAGAGCTTTAGATGATATTGCAGACCACTTAATCGTGGCACCAGTTGACGGCAAAGTGGTTGTGATTGAAGAAGTCTATGAACCCGAATACTTCAAAGACAAACGCTTAATGGTATCCATTTTTATGTCGCCCATCAATGTGCACGTAACCCGATACGCCTTAAACGGAATGGTGAAATACAGTAAGTATCACCCGGGCAAATACTTAGTGGCATGGCATCCAAAGGCTAGCGAAGAAAACGAACGCACCACTGTGGTGATTGATAATCCGGTGTATGGAGAAGTAATGTACCGACAAATTGCAGGTGCACTGGCCAAACGAATCGTAAACTATGCAAAAGTAGGTCATAGAGTAAACCAAGGCGATGATGCAGGGTTTATTAAATTTGGTTCGCGCGTTGATTTATACCTGCCTTTGGGTACAAATATCAATGTGGAGCTGAACCAAAAAGCACGAGGAAACAAAACGGTCATAGCAAATAAATAA
- a CDS encoding LUD domain-containing protein, producing the protein MNIFKKIFSSFSSSHQNKNNEESKYLPEKEIPVDEQFTHNFKINGGKFLYCENNEELEENFISILQENDWFETEALTFEKGLQHFLIDNKLNYKNPTNPVFLLTSCEGLIAQDGSVLLSSKQLFHYKTNELPINIIVIAKASQITRTKSDGLRNIKMRYTNEIPTNITTMQHFKESTNDDFLQYGIQTKNVYLLLLEDF; encoded by the coding sequence ATGAATATATTTAAGAAAATTTTTAGCAGTTTTTCATCTTCTCATCAAAATAAAAATAATGAGGAAAGTAAATATCTGCCCGAAAAAGAAATACCTGTTGATGAGCAATTTACGCACAACTTTAAAATAAATGGCGGTAAATTTTTATATTGTGAGAATAATGAGGAACTAGAAGAAAACTTCATTAGTATTTTACAAGAAAACGATTGGTTTGAAACCGAAGCACTCACTTTTGAAAAAGGTTTGCAACACTTTTTAATTGATAACAAATTAAATTATAAAAACCCTACAAACCCAGTGTTTTTACTAACAAGCTGTGAAGGATTAATCGCACAAGACGGTTCGGTTTTATTATCATCTAAGCAGTTGTTTCACTACAAAACCAATGAACTGCCCATAAACATTATTGTAATAGCAAAAGCCAGCCAAATAACACGCACAAAAAGTGATGGTTTGCGCAATATAAAAATGCGTTATACCAATGAAATTCCAACAAACATTACCACTATGCAGCATTTTAAAGAAAGTACAAACGATGATTTTCTGCAATATGGCATTCAAACCAAAAATGTGTATTTGTTATTATTAGAAGACTTTTAA
- the msrB gene encoding peptide-methionine (R)-S-oxide reductase MsrB: MTEQNWKEKLTPEEYYILREKGTERPFSGKYNDFFEKGTYVCAACGHKLFDSNTKYNSSCGWPSFDQAIEGSVIYTKDTSHGMIRTEVTCANCDGHLGHVFDDGPQETTGTRYCMNSVSLKFIPDEN, translated from the coding sequence ATGACAGAACAAAATTGGAAAGAAAAATTAACTCCCGAAGAGTATTACATTTTGCGTGAGAAAGGCACAGAACGACCTTTTAGTGGAAAATACAATGATTTTTTTGAAAAAGGAACGTATGTTTGCGCTGCATGTGGCCACAAACTATTTGATTCAAATACAAAATACAACTCTTCATGTGGTTGGCCCTCTTTTGACCAAGCAATAGAAGGATCAGTAATTTATACCAAAGATACTTCGCACGGAATGATACGAACTGAAGTTACTTGTGCAAACTGTGACGGTCATTTAGGACACGTTTTCGATGACGGACCGCAAGAAACCACCGGAACACGTTATTGTATGAACTCTGTTTCACTAAAGTTTATTCCTGATGAAAATTAA
- a CDS encoding superoxide dismutase, with protein MKKNVLLLTGIASFLLFSCKDKEEMIEVEVPSATTTEATPVNGDPKTVVANQGAFQMKGLNYGYNDLEPYMDAQTVETHYSKHHLGYCNKLNDAIKGTPLETMSIEEILNGLDLKNNALRNNAGGYYNHNIFWEIIGPKAGGKPTGKVAELINKDFGSFDAFKTQFTDAAKGLFGSGWVWLVYQNDGTLKITTTTNQDNPLMPNAEVKGYPLMNIDVWEHAYYLKYKNERPKYIENFWQLIDWSKVEYRMSLAK; from the coding sequence ATGAAAAAGAATGTTTTATTACTAACAGGTATTGCATCATTTTTACTTTTTAGCTGTAAAGACAAAGAAGAAATGATTGAAGTAGAGGTTCCAAGTGCTACCACTACAGAAGCTACACCTGTAAATGGCGATCCAAAAACGGTAGTTGCAAATCAAGGTGCTTTTCAAATGAAAGGCCTTAATTACGGATACAACGATTTAGAACCTTATATGGACGCCCAAACAGTTGAAACACATTATAGCAAACACCACTTAGGATATTGCAACAAATTAAACGACGCTATAAAAGGAACGCCACTGGAAACCATGTCTATTGAAGAAATTTTAAATGGTTTAGATTTAAAAAATAACGCATTGAGAAACAATGCAGGTGGTTACTACAATCACAATATTTTTTGGGAAATAATTGGTCCTAAAGCTGGCGGAAAACCAACCGGAAAAGTAGCTGAATTAATCAATAAAGATTTTGGAAGTTTTGATGCTTTTAAAACACAGTTCACCGATGCTGCTAAAGGATTATTTGGTTCTGGATGGGTTTGGTTGGTATATCAAAACGATGGTACACTAAAAATTACCACAACTACTAATCAAGACAATCCGTTAATGCCAAACGCTGAAGTAAAAGGGTATCCTTTGATGAATATTGATGTTTGGGAACATGCTTATTATTTAAAATATAAAAATGAGCGTCCTAAATACATTGAAAACTTCTGGCAATTGATAGACTGGAGTAAAGTAGAATACAGAATGTCTTTGGCTAAGTAA